The Lacticaseibacillus pabuli region GGCAGTCGTCAACGTCGCGTTCCGCTGGTTGCAAAACGGCTGCCAGGAGACGCCGGCACAGATGGGACAGCTCATTGCGGACTTTATCGCAACCAAGTAATTTGAGCTAGCAGAGACAAATAATCCCGCCCTGATTGCATGTCAGGACGGGATTATTTTATCGTGAGTTATTCGTCTTCTTTACCACGCAATCCAACAATCATGCTGTACAACGTCATCAGCAGCATAACGATCAGACCCGTTGGAGGCCAGATGAAACAAGCGAGGAATGCTGCCCCAAACAGAGCGAGGTAAGTCCAGTGCGGCATGGCATGCGTACGCGGAATTTTGAGGTCAGGATAGACGTGCAGGAGGGAATGCTCCATCAGGTTGAACATCATCGACCAGATGAAGGACAGTCCTAGGTAGATGAGCTCCTGAGGCAAGCGGTCGGGATGTTCCCCAACAGCGGCGGTGGCCATGGGATACAGGCTCATCACGAATATCCAGATGCCGCTTAGCCAAAAGGTTCGCTGCGGAACCAGCTTGACGTTCTTGAATAACTGATGATGGCCAAACCACGATTCATACACGTTCAAGAAACTAAGCAAGTATGCAGCCAGAGGGACCGCGACGTGGCGCATTGACGTCAGGGTAATCTTCTCTGGCAAATGTATTTCCAACACCATAATCGTCACGACGATGGCAATCACAGCATCTGTAAAGGCTAAGAACCGTTCTTTATTCATAATTTCCACC contains the following coding sequences:
- a CDS encoding TMEM175 family protein gives rise to the protein MNKERFLAFTDAVIAIVVTIMVLEIHLPEKITLTSMRHVAVPLAAYLLSFLNVYESWFGHHQLFKNVKLVPQRTFWLSGIWIFVMSLYPMATAAVGEHPDRLPQELIYLGLSFIWSMMFNLMEHSLLHVYPDLKIPRTHAMPHWTYLALFGAAFLACFIWPPTGLIVMLLMTLYSMIVGLRGKEDE